One genomic window of SAR324 cluster bacterium includes the following:
- a CDS encoding NAD(P)-dependent oxidoreductase: MAKKQIVGLIGLGDMGSGMAKNLINKGFQTYGFDLSPQRLAAFQELGGNCVADPLEMGSLVDVVFIMVMNGGQVQDVIFGNRGVIHSMQPSSGIIVTATIKASEIRAVARQLDGSKIQLIDSPVSGGFPGAQGGTLTMMASGSEDSLNQFAPVMEAISKTIHRVGSEAGMGQTVKACLQSLIGSVFSATFEAAALAAKAGVDGEVLHKVFSTSGAGCGVVNTALENIIDRKFEGTGSHINTMYKDLTIVMDMARELGVPLLTAGCAMQLFQAGKTKYPDGDNWIVTKVIEEIVGAELHRKSSTK; the protein is encoded by the coding sequence ATGGCAAAAAAACAAATAGTTGGCCTGATCGGTTTAGGAGATATGGGCAGTGGCATGGCCAAGAATTTAATCAACAAGGGCTTCCAAACCTATGGCTTTGATCTCAGTCCACAACGGTTGGCAGCTTTTCAAGAGCTTGGGGGCAATTGTGTGGCTGATCCCCTAGAAATGGGCTCTTTGGTTGATGTCGTCTTCATCATGGTAATGAACGGTGGGCAGGTGCAGGATGTAATTTTTGGTAACCGTGGTGTGATTCATTCGATGCAACCAAGCTCAGGGATCATCGTAACAGCCACCATCAAGGCTTCTGAAATTCGTGCAGTAGCAAGGCAACTAGATGGAAGCAAAATCCAGTTGATTGATTCTCCAGTCAGTGGCGGATTTCCCGGGGCACAGGGGGGGACCTTGACCATGATGGCCTCAGGATCTGAGGATTCATTGAATCAATTTGCTCCTGTGATGGAAGCTATAAGCAAAACGATACATCGGGTAGGTTCTGAAGCTGGTATGGGCCAGACAGTAAAGGCCTGCCTGCAATCCCTGATTGGATCTGTCTTTAGTGCAACATTTGAAGCCGCAGCTTTGGCAGCAAAAGCTGGGGTGGATGGTGAGGTGTTACATAAGGTCTTCAGTACATCAGGGGCAGGTTGTGGTGTAGTCAATACAGCTTTGGAAAACATCATTGATCGCAAATTTGAAGGAACCGGCAGTCACATCAATACCATGTACAAGGACCTGACAATTGTAATGGACATGGCAAGAGAGTTGGGAGTCCCTCTGCTCACAGCAGGTTGCGCCATGCAGCTTTTCCAGGCTGGAAAAACGAAGTACCCAGACGGAGATAATTGGATTGTGACCAAGGTGATCGAAGAAATTGTTGGGGCAGAGTTGCACAGAAAATCATCAACAAAGTGA
- a CDS encoding hydratase has protein sequence MNLDKNNRSAQLEALAGKLASAWLNHSLIEDLIEDELPLNRTESYLVQDLMSKQIGQLITGWKVGATSAKMREMDGHTDVIPGRIFKSVTYHGRQMKLPIERFPRARVETEFAFRLLAECPANQAPWSAEDLIERVILHPAIEIIGNRHVLPHGSKEQKSLMTIADNGGGIGFVFGEAYAEWQNLDFQNHLIRLSVDDIEPAENFLGELRGAPLNALADLLNHLAQRGYSLHVGDYVSTGAATVPQPFQKGSVVNADFGNVGSITLQFG, from the coding sequence ATGAATTTGGACAAAAATAATAGATCTGCTCAACTCGAAGCACTTGCGGGTAAGCTAGCCTCAGCCTGGCTAAATCATTCATTGATTGAGGATCTCATTGAAGATGAACTGCCTCTGAATCGAACTGAATCATATCTGGTTCAAGATCTGATGAGTAAGCAGATCGGTCAATTGATCACGGGTTGGAAAGTTGGCGCTACCAGTGCCAAAATGCGAGAAATGGATGGGCATACGGATGTGATTCCTGGACGGATTTTTAAGTCGGTGACCTATCACGGTCGGCAAATGAAATTGCCAATAGAAAGGTTCCCAAGAGCGCGAGTGGAGACAGAGTTTGCGTTCAGACTTCTTGCTGAGTGCCCAGCTAACCAAGCACCTTGGTCTGCTGAAGATTTGATTGAGCGGGTGATTCTGCATCCCGCAATTGAGATCATTGGGAATCGTCATGTTTTGCCGCATGGCAGCAAAGAGCAAAAGTCATTGATGACCATAGCGGATAATGGTGGAGGAATCGGGTTTGTCTTTGGTGAAGCTTATGCGGAATGGCAAAACTTAGATTTTCAAAATCACCTCATTCGACTCTCCGTAGATGATATCGAGCCAGCTGAGAATTTTCTTGGTGAACTTCGTGGTGCGCCTCTCAATGCATTGGCAGACCTACTAAACCATCTGGCTCAGCGGGGCTACTCACTGCATGTTGGCGATTATGTCTCTACAGGCGCAGCAACAGTCCCTCAGCCTTTTCAAAAGGGTTCGGTTGTGAATGCTGACTTTGGGAACGTTGGCTCGATTACACTTCAATTTGGTTAA
- a CDS encoding TIM barrel protein, whose translation MKTGVITDGISRDFEHALNVMDEFGLQFAELQFVWDKEVGFLENSEVQKVNALLDLHQIKVSNICHHIFAGMPMTTKPSEPLHVQHLDRLKRCMEIAHAVKSPNVRILSPKKEQILFGAHGAEKWNVAKGAWDALLPIIAPALEIAKDAGKQLVVETGNGTMVNSSWTARKLIDDLEAKETLKVLWDPANNCWCHETAYPDGYELLRDGYIAHIHIKDIYADTPRAYLEVREMGKGQLADQFKPMAEALRGDKYEGVVSFESVFHQGDGDFEAGFRKNIPTFLEYFG comes from the coding sequence ATGAAAACTGGCGTCATTACGGATGGGATTAGCCGTGATTTTGAACATGCGCTGAACGTGATGGATGAGTTTGGGCTTCAATTCGCTGAACTTCAGTTCGTCTGGGACAAGGAAGTGGGGTTCTTAGAGAATTCTGAAGTACAAAAGGTCAACGCATTATTGGATCTGCATCAGATTAAGGTTTCCAATATTTGTCATCATATTTTTGCCGGGATGCCGATGACTACTAAACCCAGTGAACCTTTGCATGTACAGCACCTGGATCGGTTAAAACGTTGTATGGAGATCGCTCATGCTGTTAAATCTCCCAATGTGCGAATACTCTCGCCGAAAAAAGAGCAAATCCTCTTTGGGGCTCATGGTGCTGAAAAGTGGAATGTTGCAAAGGGTGCGTGGGATGCCTTACTCCCAATCATTGCGCCAGCGCTTGAAATTGCGAAAGATGCTGGCAAGCAACTTGTTGTGGAAACAGGCAACGGAACCATGGTGAATTCATCCTGGACAGCAAGAAAATTGATTGATGATCTAGAAGCCAAGGAAACACTTAAAGTGCTCTGGGATCCAGCGAATAACTGTTGGTGCCATGAAACTGCCTATCCTGATGGATATGAACTTTTAAGAGATGGTTACATCGCCCACATCCATATCAAGGACATCTATGCGGATACCCCAAGAGCATATTTGGAGGTCCGTGAAATGGGCAAAGGCCAACTGGCGGATCAATTCAAGCCGATGGCAGAAGCACTCCGGGGTGACAAGTACGAAGGTGTCGTTTCATTTGAAAGTGTCTTTCACCAAGGCGATGGGGATTTTGAAGCTGGGTTCCGAAAAAATATTCCAACCTTCCTTGAATACTTTGGATGA